One Pseudomonadota bacterium DNA window includes the following coding sequences:
- a CDS encoding TetR/AcrR family transcriptional regulator: MEIEKPKEAPSKAKPGRPRSEEKRTAILHAGAGLFFDKGLDRTSMDAVAQHAGVSKQTVYSHFSSKEDLLEACIRSKLDSYELQGSRALEQIGVREGLTTLCLRFISLLYDENVLRMKRTVMGSATAHPEVAKLFFEAGPLATLDTFKAFIHHHVAAGALVVDDVHEAADMLSGMLASNTHMGSVLGASEPLDEPSRRRRVESCVAMFLSRYAAQ; the protein is encoded by the coding sequence ATGGAAATAGAAAAACCTAAAGAAGCGCCGAGTAAGGCCAAGCCCGGACGGCCCAGGAGTGAGGAGAAGCGCACCGCTATCCTGCACGCGGGGGCGGGCCTGTTCTTCGACAAGGGTCTCGACCGCACCAGCATGGACGCGGTGGCCCAGCACGCGGGCGTCTCCAAGCAAACGGTCTACAGCCACTTCAGCTCGAAGGAAGACCTGCTCGAGGCCTGTATCCGCAGCAAGCTCGATAGCTACGAGCTTCAGGGCAGTCGGGCGCTCGAGCAGATTGGTGTGCGCGAGGGGTTGACCACCCTATGCCTGCGCTTCATCAGTTTGCTCTACGACGAGAACGTGCTGCGCATGAAGCGCACGGTGATGGGCAGCGCGACGGCGCACCCGGAAGTGGCCAAACTGTTCTTCGAAGCGGGTCCGCTCGCGACCCTCGACACCTTCAAGGCCTTCATTCACCACCACGTAGCGGCGGGGGCGTTGGTAGTGGACGACGTCCACGAAGCGGCGGACATGCTTTCCGGGATGCTCGCCAGCAACACCCACATGGGCAGTGTGCTCGGCGCCAGCGAGCCCCTGGATGAGCCTTCGCGCCGTCGGCGTGTCGAGTCTTGCGTAGCGATGTTCTTGAGTCGCTACGCCGCGCAGTAG
- a CDS encoding efflux RND transporter periplasmic adaptor subunit, which translates to MNSELYQRVKSPFGAASSSLLALTTLLSLAACGPATPDQSAREISPMRVPVASPEAAPGYAAEHIFSGQIEAARTAALGFELGGLLRSVQVEEGARVAAGEVLARLDTDRLAAARREREAAVLDARSQVSLAEATLARVDEALGYRGVSRQEVDEARDARDRATAALALAEARLASIDVDLDKSALRAPFAGTIAARRVDEGAVVAAGAPILVLEESGHLRARVGVSGELARALTAGDDESLEGPTGTLDATVHAVLPVRNAVTRTVDVLFDLPRGDTLDLRPGDLVQLTLAEYRAREGHWLPLAALTEGERGLWSTLVVEGGNASEYRVTQRIVEVAYHDAQRVFVTSGIRDEDLLVVDGTHRVVVGQRVAPSGPAVADAVPGDVTGER; encoded by the coding sequence ATGAATAGCGAGCTATATCAGCGAGTTAAATCACCCTTCGGTGCAGCGTCGAGCAGCTTGCTCGCGCTGACCACCTTGTTGTCACTGGCCGCCTGCGGTCCAGCTACGCCCGATCAGAGCGCCCGCGAGATCAGCCCGATGCGCGTACCGGTGGCCTCGCCCGAGGCCGCCCCAGGATACGCCGCCGAGCATATCTTCTCCGGTCAGATCGAGGCCGCGCGGACCGCCGCCCTGGGCTTCGAGCTAGGCGGGCTGCTGCGCAGCGTGCAGGTGGAAGAGGGCGCACGGGTGGCGGCCGGCGAGGTGCTGGCGCGCCTCGATACCGATCGCTTGGCCGCCGCTCGGCGCGAGCGTGAAGCGGCTGTGCTCGATGCACGTTCCCAGGTGAGCCTGGCCGAAGCGACCCTGGCGCGGGTCGACGAGGCCCTCGGCTACCGCGGGGTCTCGCGGCAGGAAGTGGACGAGGCCCGCGATGCGCGCGACCGCGCGACCGCCGCCCTCGCGCTCGCCGAGGCGCGCTTGGCCAGCATCGACGTCGACTTGGACAAGAGCGCCCTGCGCGCGCCCTTCGCCGGCACGATCGCCGCACGCCGCGTAGACGAAGGCGCCGTGGTCGCCGCCGGCGCGCCGATTCTCGTGCTCGAAGAGTCCGGTCACCTGCGGGCGCGCGTCGGCGTCAGCGGCGAGCTGGCCCGCGCGCTGACCGCCGGCGATGACGAATCACTCGAGGGCCCGACCGGCACCCTCGACGCCACGGTCCACGCGGTACTCCCCGTGCGCAACGCGGTCACCCGCACCGTCGATGTGCTGTTCGATCTGCCGCGCGGCGACACCCTCGACCTGCGCCCCGGCGACCTGGTGCAACTCACCCTCGCTGAATACCGTGCCCGCGAAGGCCATTGGTTGCCCCTCGCCGCCCTTACGGAAGGCGAGCGCGGCCTGTGGAGCACCCTCGTGGTGGAGGGCGGGAACGCATCCGAGTACCGCGTCACCCAACGAATCGTTGAGGTGGCTTACCACGACGCGCAACGCGTCTTCGTGACCAGCGGCATTCGCGATGAGGACCTGCTGGTGGTGGACGGCACCCACCGCGTGGTGGTAGGCCAGCGGGTCGCGCCAAGTGGGCCTGCCGTCGCCGATGCGGTGCCGGGTGACGTTACCGGGGAGCGCTGA